From the genome of Rhizobacter sp. AJA081-3:
GGTGTCACGGCCCTTGGCGCTGAGCATGAGGATCTTCACGCCGGCCAGCGCCTCGTCGGCACGCACGGCCTGGCAGACCTCGAAACCGCTCATGCCCGGCATCATCACGTCCAGCAGCACCAGGTCGGGCCGCGTGCTGCGGATCGCCTCGAGCGCGGCCGGGCCGTCGCGCGCGATGCTCACCGCGTGGCCTTCGCGC
Proteins encoded in this window:
- a CDS encoding response regulator transcription factor, giving the protein MNKRVLIADDEPNIVISLEFLMKREGHAVSIARDGPAALEAIRSTRPDLVLLDVMMPGMSGFEVCQAVRADEALAGVKILMLSAKGRDTDIAKGSAMGADAYMTKPFSTKELAEKVREMLSAA